A region from the Herpetosiphonaceae bacterium genome encodes:
- a CDS encoding RAMP superfamily CRISPR-associated protein: MHKQLLNEAILEIAIRPDGPLLIKAGETGGLDPTHPDMEFVRTLDRVFLPGSSLKGVLRAHSERIVRSLQAQGEGRGACDPLKRGESCGDRLERLRLESDEKYRQSCCICRLFGSTVVASRVRFADALPVGEVAIEERNGVAIDRVFGSVAVGPFNYEVVTSGVFRTSILFKNVTLAQLALVGLALRDVGEGRVGIGFGKSRGLGRVAIDWGRLTIRYPLADLRQTQPDQTRLCGVGALIGAETRAAYGVSAEDWAELPEGLGFESDGWGSLTLVAEGSAQVQELFRRAVGRWREEVQGG; encoded by the coding sequence GTGCATAAGCAACTGCTGAACGAGGCGATCCTGGAGATCGCGATCCGGCCCGACGGCCCGCTGCTGATCAAGGCCGGCGAGACGGGCGGCCTTGATCCGACGCATCCCGACATGGAGTTCGTGCGCACGCTGGACCGGGTCTTTCTTCCCGGCTCGTCGCTCAAAGGCGTGCTGCGCGCGCACAGCGAGCGGATCGTGCGCTCGTTGCAGGCGCAGGGCGAGGGTCGCGGCGCGTGCGATCCGCTCAAGCGCGGCGAGTCCTGCGGCGACCGCCTGGAGCGGCTGCGGCTGGAGTCCGACGAGAAATATCGCCAGTCCTGCTGCATCTGCCGCCTGTTCGGCAGCACCGTCGTCGCCAGCCGCGTGCGCTTCGCGGATGCGCTGCCCGTCGGCGAGGTGGCGATCGAGGAGCGCAACGGCGTGGCGATCGATCGGGTCTTCGGCTCGGTGGCGGTCGGACCGTTCAACTACGAGGTGGTCACGAGCGGCGTGTTCCGCACCAGCATTCTCTTCAAGAATGTGACGCTGGCGCAGCTCGCGCTCGTTGGCCTGGCGCTGCGCGATGTCGGCGAGGGCCGCGTGGGCATCGGCTTCGGCAAATCGCGCGGCCTGGGACGGGTCGCGATCGACTGGGGTCGGCTGACAATCCGCTATCCGCTGGCCGACCTGCGGCAGACGCAGCCCGACCAAACGCGGCTCTGCGGGGTCGGGGCGCTGATCGGCGCTGAGACGCGCGCGGCCTACGGCGTTTCGGCGGAGGACTGGGCCGAGCTGCCGGAGGGCCTGGGCTTCGAGAGCGACGGCTGGGGCAGCCTCACGCTGGTCGCCGAGGGCAGCGCGCAGGTGCAGGAGCTGTTTCGCCGCGCCGTGGGGCGCTGGCGCGAGGAGGTGCAGGGTGGCTGA
- a CDS encoding RAMP superfamily CRISPR-associated protein, whose amino-acid sequence MSGDRDRREPPAPKPYTLIDLPHGAPVERRSPIGHDALRQDLLAGWIDLELEALTPVHVATGLLKLVDGSDGTLARALVRVGGTPVIPGSSLKGCIRAIVEAISASCVRVTRSRDLPSALAPCSDKDQLCLACRIFGAMDFQGLVRFGDLRLAQGDVAVAEVPQLFQPRPREGPYVRERFVRGRKFYMHGAEQARGDGPIEVCVAGSRFRGRIHVINMSAAQLGLLLTALGLHPSYPLRPKLGGAKPACYGSIAARVLALDLAAPQARYLDWDAPTQPSVAVEELIAAAAALVLPPQAAALAETLRWPNERTCPSGNY is encoded by the coding sequence ATGTCTGGTGATCGTGATCGACGTGAGCCTCCGGCTCCCAAGCCCTATACCCTGATCGATCTGCCGCATGGCGCGCCCGTCGAGCGCAGGTCGCCGATCGGCCATGATGCGCTGCGGCAGGACCTGCTGGCGGGCTGGATCGACCTTGAGCTGGAGGCGCTGACGCCGGTGCATGTGGCGACCGGGCTGCTGAAGCTGGTCGACGGGTCGGACGGCACGCTGGCGCGCGCGCTGGTCCGGGTCGGCGGCACGCCGGTGATCCCCGGCTCGTCGCTCAAAGGCTGCATCCGGGCGATCGTCGAGGCGATCAGCGCCTCGTGTGTGCGCGTGACGCGCTCGCGGGATCTGCCGTCGGCGCTTGCGCCGTGCTCCGACAAAGACCAGCTCTGCCTGGCCTGTCGCATCTTTGGGGCGATGGATTTTCAGGGGCTGGTGCGCTTCGGCGATCTGCGTCTGGCGCAGGGCGATGTGGCGGTCGCCGAGGTGCCGCAGCTCTTCCAGCCTCGTCCCCGCGAGGGTCCGTATGTTCGCGAGCGCTTCGTCCGCGGGCGCAAGTTCTATATGCACGGCGCGGAGCAGGCGCGCGGCGACGGCCCGATCGAGGTCTGCGTCGCGGGCAGCCGCTTTCGGGGGCGCATCCACGTGATCAACATGAGCGCGGCGCAGCTTGGCCTGCTGCTGACCGCTCTGGGCCTGCATCCGAGCTATCCGCTCCGGCCCAAGCTCGGCGGCGCGAAGCCCGCGTGCTACGGCTCGATCGCGGCGCGCGTGCTGGCGCTCGACCTGGCCGCTCCGCAGGCGCGCTACCTCGACTGGGACGCGCCGACGCAGCCGTCGGTCGCCGTGGAGGAGCTGATCGCGGCAGCCGCTGCGCTGGTGCTTCCGCCGCAGGCCGCCGCGCTGGCCGAGACGCTGCGCTGGCCGAACGAGCGAACGTGTCCGAGCGGGAATTATTGA
- a CDS encoding RAMP superfamily CRISPR-associated protein, producing the protein MSQAAPSTAVAIGLTITLITPLCVGATGSSGGVADNELQRDGWGRPIIPGSQIKGRLRHACAQVARALGYPLCDAPYADRMCPSDAAIARAATEAFHRQRALARTAMPRQCDVCALFGSPTYPSPLRFGDAIHRAGAPEPEQPVERERLLRPGIGIDRQRRTVRDELLFLTETTPAGITLDGAISGRWWETEASEIRRLLGLLVAGASLTARWGGGSSRGLGWSAVALQVTIDDQPVDDLLADLLPEVGAP; encoded by the coding sequence ATGAGCCAGGCTGCACCCTCGACCGCCGTGGCGATCGGCCTGACGATCACGCTGATCACGCCGCTCTGCGTCGGCGCCACCGGCAGCAGCGGCGGCGTCGCCGATAACGAGCTTCAGCGCGACGGCTGGGGCCGTCCGATCATCCCCGGCTCGCAGATCAAGGGTCGGCTGCGTCACGCCTGCGCGCAGGTGGCGCGCGCGCTGGGCTATCCGCTCTGCGACGCGCCCTACGCCGACCGCATGTGTCCGAGCGACGCCGCCATCGCGCGCGCGGCGACCGAGGCGTTCCATCGTCAGCGGGCGCTGGCACGCACCGCTATGCCGCGCCAGTGCGATGTCTGCGCGCTCTTTGGCTCGCCCACGTACCCCAGCCCGCTCCGCTTCGGCGACGCGATCCATCGGGCGGGAGCGCCGGAGCCGGAGCAGCCCGTGGAGCGCGAGCGGCTGCTGCGGCCCGGCATCGGCATCGATCGACAGCGCCGCACGGTGCGCGATGAGCTGCTCTTTCTCACCGAGACCACACCTGCCGGGATCACGCTCGACGGCGCGATCAGCGGGCGCTGGTGGGAGACAGAGGCCAGCGAGATCCGGCGGCTGCTGGGGCTGCTGGTCGCCGGAGCGAGCCTGACCGCCCGCTGGGGCGGCGGCTCGTCGCGCGGCCTGGGCTGGTCGGCGGTTGCGCTGCAGGTGACGATCGACGATCAGCCTGTCGACGATCTGCTCGCCGATCTGCTGCCGGAGGTCGGCGCGCCATGA
- the csx10 gene encoding CRISPR-associated RAMP protein Csx10, which produces MTHRITIVAQGPLSFAAQKPGAQYTPSLDYVPGGVLWGALGHLLRREPDVRFSHALPAHPDDAWVRLLPVTATRCKVSPGFRADGSDERPAHGIFDTLIDRVCAEQLRPAALIYEPLCPTCSRHTKIASGSYTQTADGSYRARGAQRRILTRVAIDRRRGTAAEGLLYAPIVLSETNRLQGRELRLRFVGQAWNVDAAARVAITEIAAIGGRISSGLGQVTIAAADDDQPDDLHDRLRRFNAAFQERWRVFERLTPQAAPDWTPDDWRVFSVSLQSDAILLEQGWQPTITFSAEQLFEQTQLDAALVYSLASAQVVGGWNVSWDRPKPTALAAQAGGVYVFRTRAGDAAIVAALERLEREGIGQRTREGYGAVRCCDPWHVDARGEGL; this is translated from the coding sequence ATGACCCATCGCATCACGATCGTCGCGCAGGGGCCGCTCTCGTTCGCGGCGCAAAAGCCCGGCGCGCAGTACACGCCCTCGCTGGACTATGTGCCGGGCGGTGTGCTGTGGGGCGCGCTCGGCCACCTGCTGCGGCGCGAGCCGGACGTTCGCTTCAGCCACGCGCTGCCCGCGCACCCCGACGACGCCTGGGTGCGTCTGCTGCCGGTCACGGCGACGCGCTGCAAGGTCAGCCCGGGCTTCCGCGCGGATGGCTCCGACGAGCGACCAGCGCACGGCATCTTCGACACGCTGATCGATCGGGTCTGCGCCGAGCAGCTCCGGCCTGCCGCGCTGATCTACGAGCCGCTCTGCCCAACGTGCTCCCGGCATACCAAGATCGCCAGTGGCTCCTACACGCAAACCGCCGACGGCAGCTATCGCGCGCGAGGCGCGCAGCGCCGTATCCTGACGCGCGTGGCGATCGATCGGCGGCGCGGCACGGCGGCGGAAGGGCTGCTCTACGCACCGATCGTGCTCTCCGAGACCAACCGGCTTCAAGGCCGCGAGCTGCGGCTCCGGTTCGTCGGGCAGGCCTGGAACGTGGACGCAGCGGCACGGGTGGCGATCACGGAGATCGCCGCGATCGGCGGGCGGATCAGCAGCGGCCTCGGCCAGGTGACGATCGCGGCCGCGGACGACGATCAGCCGGATGATCTCCACGACCGGCTGCGGCGCTTCAACGCCGCCTTTCAAGAGCGCTGGCGCGTCTTCGAGCGTCTGACACCGCAGGCCGCGCCCGACTGGACGCCCGACGACTGGCGCGTGTTCAGCGTGAGCCTCCAGAGCGACGCGATCCTGCTGGAGCAGGGCTGGCAGCCGACGATCACCTTCTCGGCGGAGCAGCTCTTCGAGCAGACGCAGCTCGACGCGGCGCTGGTGTACAGCCTGGCGAGCGCGCAGGTCGTGGGCGGCTGGAACGTCTCCTGGGATCGCCCCAAGCCGACGGCGCTGGCGGCGCAGGCCGGAGGCGTCTATGTCTTTCGCACGCGGGCGGGCGACGCGGCGATCGTCGCGGCGCTGGAGCGGCTGGAGCGTGAAGGAATCGGGCAGCGCACGCGCGAAGGCTACGGCGCGGTCCGCTGCTGTGATCCGTGGCATGTCGATGCGCGAGGAGAAGGACTATGA
- the csx7 gene encoding CRISPR-associated RAMP protein Csx7, producing MPEPALAFDTLRHRLRFSGQLVVLTGLRIGAGRDTDVTGHDLPVMRDASGRPFIPGASFKGVLRALLESLLRGLSDDAEIQRTTLACNVLDAARRCITDKEKEQLELDYRARPNDLAAAIIDRSCLICQTFGSTWLASHVAIRDLTVDGAQWFGQFDVRQGVALDRDTETAREGLLYSFETVPPGTRFSLEIAAENLQPWQQGLLWLGLQPLVRGEISIGGARSRGLGQVELLEGAWQEWRLDGQDTSRAARVVALLEGAYDDVDDAQKRGWQRALQDHVREVTGA from the coding sequence GTGCCTGAGCCAGCGCTTGCCTTCGATACCCTGCGCCACCGGCTGCGCTTCAGCGGCCAGCTCGTCGTGCTCACCGGGCTGCGGATCGGAGCCGGACGCGATACCGATGTCACCGGACACGATCTGCCGGTGATGCGCGACGCGAGCGGGCGGCCCTTTATTCCGGGCGCGTCCTTCAAGGGCGTGCTGCGCGCGCTGCTGGAGTCGCTGCTGCGCGGCCTGAGCGACGATGCTGAGATCCAGCGCACGACGCTTGCCTGCAATGTGCTGGATGCGGCCCGCCGCTGCATCACCGACAAGGAGAAGGAGCAGCTTGAGCTCGACTATCGAGCCAGGCCGAACGATCTCGCCGCGGCGATCATCGATCGCTCCTGCCTGATCTGCCAGACCTTCGGCTCGACCTGGCTGGCGTCGCATGTGGCGATCCGCGATCTCACCGTGGACGGCGCGCAGTGGTTCGGGCAGTTCGACGTGCGGCAGGGCGTGGCGCTCGACCGCGATACCGAGACGGCGCGCGAGGGCCTGCTCTACAGCTTCGAGACCGTGCCGCCCGGCACGCGCTTCAGCCTGGAGATCGCGGCGGAGAACCTTCAGCCCTGGCAGCAGGGCCTGCTCTGGCTGGGGTTGCAGCCCTTGGTGCGGGGCGAGATCAGCATCGGCGGCGCGCGCTCGCGCGGGCTGGGCCAGGTTGAGCTGCTCGAAGGCGCGTGGCAGGAATGGCGGCTCGACGGCCAGGACACGTCGCGGGCGGCGCGCGTGGTCGCGCTGCTCGAAGGCGCCTACGATGACGTGGACGATGCGCAGAAGCGCGGGTGGCAGCGCGCCTTACAGGACCACGTGCGGGAGGTGACGGGTGCATAA